The genomic window TGGTATATACAACCAGCTGGCTGATGATTTTGCAGATATGTTTAATGACATGGAGGAAGGTGCAGTAACACCTTATACCTATTATATGAAATATCATGATAAACGCCCGGATCTTATAAACCCCTTTGAATTATACTGGACGGTCATCTCCAATTTGATTTATAACGTGTATCATTCAGATACCAAGACTTGTGAGGTGATTTTGGATCGGGCGATAAACGGCCTGAAACGATTTAAAGAACGAATCGGGACCCAAAAATACAACGAAGTGATGGAGCTATTTGCTTCTGGAAATCCGAAATTCAATCGATTAATCCAAAGAATGGTTCGGAAAGCGGATGATGTGGATTTCTTTGATAAATTGCTTCGGGACCATATGATTACCATTTTGAAAAATGAACGGAAAGAACAGGAAGATTTTTCAGATACGATTGAAACCGTACGGAATCAGATCAACAACATCCTGCATATTCCAAATAACAATCCTGTTTCTTTAATGAAAGAGCCGATCATTGATGCTGCAAATTACAGTTTGGAAAGCGATGGCAAACGATTAAGGCCAATAGTGACTTGGGTTATGGGCATAAACGAATATGGCTTGGAAAAGTCAGCAATCATTCCACTTCTGAGATCTTTGGAATATATGCATACTGCATCCCTAATCTTCGATGATCTTCCATCCCAGGATAATGCATCTACCCGTAGAGGGCGTCCAACCCTACATCAGGTGTACAATATCGCCGTAGCAGAATTAACAGGTCTCTTTCTGACCCAGAAGGCTATCGCGGAACAAGCATCTCTTGACCAGTTTGATTCGAAAACTGTGCTTACCTTGATTAAATATTCGGCCCAAATAACAGAGGATATGTGTAAGGGACAAGCGATGGACTTAGATTCTAGAGGGAAACAATTGACCCTAGAACGATTGAATATGATGAGTTTTTATAAAACCGGGATAGCTTTTGAAGCTTCCCTTATCATGCCTGCAATTCTCGCCCAAGCAAATGGGTTAGAAATTGAAGCTTTGAAAAAATTCGCCCGCCATGCAGGCATTGCGTTTCAGATTAAAGATGATCTGCTAGATGTTGAAGGTGATCTAATCCTCCTCGGAAAACCAATTGGTAAAGATGCTGAAAACAACAATTCAACTTTTGTGTCCATTCTAGGTATTGATGGTGCCAGAAAAGCGATGTGGGAACACTAC from Bacillus sp. DTU_2020_1000418_1_SI_GHA_SEK_038 includes these protein-coding regions:
- a CDS encoding polyprenyl synthetase family protein, which codes for MNDELIKNADACYRLAERKAAQYFKSLCMQVVQKAFVPILTKDIQSWKHNHIHHHSLFSFFSRVKGKPDSRNYHHYIQWLEYTGKLDNYLDRSISYIFLRDLGKALDSADTQIRIQRVVDSLKSHLTTDQGDKTELFRMDRFYRMAQKEGIESTMIWLINKLKTVSVNIPKGLDAVQAQRKLIKIIAGVLMHELEEMDEEASPEERTQKLDKAIRLGYSYGLTYPFIDDLLDSGVLSEKEKKQYSDLIRTTLITGSVQELGEWTGKNKELIRYIHSELRDAFEYIKAHQRQETIKSFFEQSYVFFHSQEVDRVKDLSHANYTNEELYIPIILKSASSRLIVRSVISAPEDEGFDNRTFFYGIYNQLADDFADMFNDMEEGAVTPYTYYMKYHDKRPDLINPFELYWTVISNLIYNVYHSDTKTCEVILDRAINGLKRFKERIGTQKYNEVMELFASGNPKFNRLIQRMVRKADDVDFFDKLLRDHMITILKNERKEQEDFSDTIETVRNQINNILHIPNNNPVSLMKEPIIDAANYSLESDGKRLRPIVTWVMGINEYGLEKSAIIPLLRSLEYMHTASLIFDDLPSQDNASTRRGRPTLHQVYNIAVAELTGLFLTQKAIAEQASLDQFDSKTVLTLIKYSAQITEDMCKGQAMDLDSRGKQLTLERLNMMSFYKTGIAFEASLIMPAILAQANGLEIEALKKFARHAGIAFQIKDDLLDVEGDLILLGKPIGKDAENNNSTFVSILGIDGARKAMWEHYCLAMEALQEVQRNTTFLKHLLNYIVNRDH